Below is a window of Halolamina sp. CBA1230 DNA.
GATCGGGAGCGACATCGGCACGCCCGTCGACATCCCGACGCCGCCGGACGTGAGCCGCGAGCAGGCCGAGGAGGAGCTGGCGGCGACCGAGGAGGCCCTCGCGGACGCCGAGGCCGTCGACACCGGCGAGATGCTGATCAACGCCCCCGTCCAGGGCTCCACCTACACCGACCTCCGCGAGCAGGCGGGCGAACACGCCGCGAGCACGGGGCTGGACGTGTTCCCTGTCGGCGCGGTCGTCCCGCTGCTGAACAGCTACCGCTACGACGACATGATCGACGTGACCGCCGCCGCCAAGCGCGGGCTGGGCGCGGACTGCCCCGTCCACCTGTTCGGTGCGGGCCACCCCATGATGTTCGCGCTCGCCGCGGCGGTGGGCTGTGACCTGTTCGACTCCGCGGCGTACGCGCTGTACGCCCGCGACGGGCGGTATCTCACCGTCAGCGGCACCGAACAGCTCGACGAACTCTCCTACCTGCCCTGTCCCTGCCCGATCTGTACCGAACACGACCCCGACTCGCTCCGCGCGCTCGACGAGCGCGAGCGGGAGAACGCGCTCGCCGAGCACAACCTCCACGTCACGTTCGCGGAGATCCGCCGGGTCCGGCAGGCGATCCGGGAGGGGAGCCTCATGGAACTGGTCGAGCAGCGCGCCCGCGCCCACCCTGCCAGCGCGGACGGCTACAAGGCACTCCTCGACCACGCCGAGCAGTTGGAGGAGAACGACCGCGTCTCGAAGGGGACGTTCTTCTACACCTCGCCCGAGAGCGCCCGCCGGCCGGAGGTGCTGCGGCACCACGAGCGCCTTTCACGGCTCGAAACGCCCGAAAAGACCCTCCTCACGGAGTTCGACGCGCCCGCGGACCACGACCACGACCACGACGCCGTCTGGCGGCTCGAACCGCCCTTTGGCCCGTTCCCGCCGTCGCTGTCGGAGACGTACCCGCTGCACGCCGAGACGCCCGAGCGACTGGAGCCGCCGGCGTACGTCGCCGCCGCCGACGGGGTGACCGCGCTGGTCGAAGCGAACCCCGAGACCGCGTTCACGCTGGGGCACGACGGCTGGCCGGACGAGGCGCTGGCGGCGCTGCCCGAGGACGTGGCGACGGAGGACCTCTCGAAGCTGGGCGAGGAATAGTCAGAGCTAACACACAGCCGACACCGCCTCCGGGTATGACCGTGTTCGGCATGCTCCGTGTCACGCCCGTCACCGACGAGGACATCACCGAGGAAGTCGCCGGCGCCATCGAGGCACTGGAGGAACACGACGTCGAGTACGAAACGAACCCCATGTCGACCGTGATCGAGGCCGAGGACGTCGACGCCCTGCTGGCGGCCGTCGGTGCCGCCCACCAGGCGGTTCCGGGCGACCATGTCGAGACGCTGCTGCAGATCGACGACCGCCGCGACGAGACGATGCGCGCCTGCCGAAAGACCGAAAAAGTCGAAGCGGAACTCGGCCGCGAGGCCAGAAGCGACCGCGAGTAGCTACTGCTCGGCCGCCATCCGGCCCCAGTCCGTCAGCCAGCCCTCCAGGTTCCCCCGCAGTTCGTCGTAGCTGAACAGCAGCGGCTCCGGCGGCGTCCGTGCGTACTCGTCGAACACGTCGGGCACCTCGGCGTTGTCGGTTACGGGGTTGGAGACGTTGAGTTCCGCGAGTTTTCCCTGTGCCGCGGGGCTGAGCATGAAATCGAAGAACGTCTCGGTCAGCCGGTCGTCCGCCGAGCCGGCGAAGGCGGCCATCCCGCTGAGGTTGGTGTAGCCGTGGCCGCCGGGGAACGCGATCCGGTGGCCGTCCAAATCGGCACCGCTGCGCTTCGCGTACACTCGGTCGTTCGAGAACGAGCTGATCACGTCGACCTCACCCTCGCCGAAGGCGGCGTAGACGCTGTCCCAGGCGTCGAGCACCCTGGCGCCGTTGTCGAACAGGTCCCGCCAGTAGTCGAGGTAGCCGTCCTCGCCGAACTCCTTGATCGTCCACAGCAACACGTACAGCCCGGTGTTGTCGGTCTGGGGGTTCTGGAGCAGCACGTTCCCCGCGTAGGCGTCGGTCGTCAGTGCCTCGAGCCCCTCGAACCCGTCCACGTCGCGGCCGTCGTAGACGAAGCTGCAGTAGCCCGAGAACACCGGCAGCACGCGGTTCCGTTCGTCGAACTGTCGGGCGGTGACGTGCTCCCAGTTCGAGAGCGCGCTCACGTCCGGCGCCGCGAACAGGTCGCCGTCGGTTTCCCGGTCGACCCGGACCAGTTCGGGCACTTTCAGCCCCACGTAGGCGTCAGCGTCGACGGTCGCCCCGCTGTTGGCCTGCTGGACGTAGCGATTGATACCGTTCTCGGGGGTGACCCACTCGAGCGTGGCGTCGGGGTACCGACGTTCGAACTCCTCTTTCAGCCACGGGCCGGGACTGCTCGACGGCGCGTCGACGAAGGAGCTGTACGTCGCGACCGTCAGCGTTCCCGACCCCCCGGCATCGGGGCTGCTCAGGCAGCCAGCGAGCCCCAGCGCACCCGTCGCCGCGAGATACTGTCGTCGTTTCACGACCGAGTTGTACCATCGGATAGTTAAAGGGGCGGCGAAAGCGCCGGAGTGGTATCGGTCGTCAAACGGGCGGGAGCGACAGCATCCCCGAGATCGACACGTCGGCCCGCGGCGGGTCGAACGAGACGTGACCGAGTTCACGGAGCGTCCGGAGTGCGTAGAGGCTCCGCGCCGGTGCGAAGAGCGCCTCGGCGTCCTCGGGGAAGACACCGTACCAGCGCAACGGGTAGTTCCCGCGGGACTCCATTGCCGCGGGCGGGACGGCCTGTCCGCCGAGCCACGCTTCGAACCCCTTCTCCCCCGAGTAATCCGGGTGAGTACGCTCGGGGGCCCGGTCGAACCGCCGCCGGAGCTGGTCGAAGGGCGTCCAGTCGCGGTCGGTCCGCGCCGCGGTCGCGTCGTCGACGCCTGCCACCTCGGCGAACCGTTTGCGGGCGTAGCACCGCTGGAGCGACTTGTCGTGACGCACCGACAGCGGCAGCGAGCCCCAGAGTTCGACGTATTCGGGGTCCCACAGCGGCAGCCACCAGTCGTAGCCGAACCACTCGTAGAGTCGACAGTCAGCGTTGGTGAACGTCGACATCCTCGTAGCCCACTCCCACTGCTCGTAGGCCGCTGCGGCCTCGTCGCCCCCCAACGGTGCTGTGTCGCCACGCTCGCCGCCGGCGCTGTCGAGCCCCGCGACCTCGGCGATCCGGGCGGCGAATCGCTCCCGGAGCTCCGGATCGTCCCAGTCCCAGAGCGCGTAGTGGCTGTCGAACACGTGACCGACAACGTCCTCACGGGTGACGGTATCGTCGCCGACCCACGCCGCCGGCACGCGTTCACTCGGCGTGGCGACCGTGTGCCCCGGACAGACCAGCGCGTCCTCGGGGAGCGCTTCCGACTCGGTGAGTTCGTCCACCGCGGGCCACTCCGCGAGGAACGGTAGCGAGTCGAAACCGAACGCGTAGTCGTGGTACGCCCGTCGGGCGTCGGAGTGGTACCAGTCCCGCCATCGCTCGGTGGTGTACTCGACCCAGTGCCACTCGACGCCGAGTGCGTCGGCCACGTCGCGGCTCACTTCAACGTCGGCGTGGCCGGCGGCGCCGAAGGTGAACGCCACCACCTCGACGCCACGGTCGACCAGTTCGGTGGCGATTAGCCGTGAGTCCCACCCACCGCTGAGCGGGACGGCGACCGGGCGGCCGTCGGCGACGGCGACGACGCGGTCGAACACGTTCCCGACAACGCCACCGAACCGATCGAGAAGGTCGCCGCGTTCCACCCCGACGGCGGGGTCACCGGTTTCGGCGGTCGGTCGGTAACGGCTGTGCTGTGTTCGTTCGATCCCCGAGCCGTCGTCCGGCAGCACAACCATCTCGCCGGCGCAGACGCCGCGCACCTCGGGACGGAGCGTCTCCCCCCCGGTCACGTACCGCGTGAGCGCGAACTCACTCGCAGCGACCGGATCGTAAGCCGCCGGGTCGGCAGCCGCGAGTTCGGTACCCACGTCGCTGATCCCCGCGTTCGAGAAGTACAGTGGAACGCTCCGGGCGGTGTCACAGATCAGCGCCGTCGCGTCGGGCAGGCGGACCACGGCGGCGAAAAACCCCGTCGACTCCGCCGCCACTGTGCGGACCTCGGTAGCGTCCCGGCAGCCGTCGAACACCGCGGCTGGATGACGCGGTTCGCCGTCAGTGACGACCGTCCCGCGTGCCGTCGCGGTTCCGATCCGACGCCAGCCGTCGGCGACGAGGCGGCGCTCCCGGCTCGGATCCTCACCGCTCATAGCGACTCGATCGCCGTCATCGCCCCGTAGCTCAGAATCAGCGAGAGCGCGAGCGAGCCGATCCACGCGAGCACCGTGAACAGCATCTTCTTCCGGCTCACCCCCGCGCCGCCGGCGGCGTACCCCGAGCCAACGATCGCGGAGACGATGATCTCGTTGAACGAGACGGGGATCCCGAACGCGACGGCGGTCTGGGCGATCGCGAAACTCGGGATCAGCGCGGCGATCGAGCGCCGCGGGCCGAGGCTGGAGTAGTCCTGGGCGAGCGCCTTGATCATCCGCGGTGCGCCGGTCCAC
It encodes the following:
- the tgtA gene encoding tRNA guanosine(15) transglycosylase TgtA, which codes for MRDAFEIRASDGLARVGRLTVPRAGVTVETPALMPVVNPNLQTISPRRLHEEFGAEILITNSYIIRTTDDLRERAEAQGLHEMLDFPGAIVTDSGSFQLAEYGEIDTTTTEILEFQHEIGSDIGTPVDIPTPPDVSREQAEEELAATEEALADAEAVDTGEMLINAPVQGSTYTDLREQAGEHAASTGLDVFPVGAVVPLLNSYRYDDMIDVTAAAKRGLGADCPVHLFGAGHPMMFALAAAVGCDLFDSAAYALYARDGRYLTVSGTEQLDELSYLPCPCPICTEHDPDSLRALDERERENALAEHNLHVTFAEIRRVRQAIREGSLMELVEQRARAHPASADGYKALLDHAEQLEENDRVSKGTFFYTSPESARRPEVLRHHERLSRLETPEKTLLTEFDAPADHDHDHDAVWRLEPPFGPFPPSLSETYPLHAETPERLEPPAYVAAADGVTALVEANPETAFTLGHDGWPDEALAALPEDVATEDLSKLGEE
- a CDS encoding thiamine-binding protein produces the protein MTVFGMLRVTPVTDEDITEEVAGAIEALEEHDVEYETNPMSTVIEAEDVDALLAAVGAAHQAVPGDHVETLLQIDDRRDETMRACRKTEKVEAELGREARSDRE
- a CDS encoding thiamine ABC transporter substrate binding subunit, which encodes MKRRQYLAATGALGLAGCLSSPDAGGSGTLTVATYSSFVDAPSSSPGPWLKEEFERRYPDATLEWVTPENGINRYVQQANSGATVDADAYVGLKVPELVRVDRETDGDLFAAPDVSALSNWEHVTARQFDERNRVLPVFSGYCSFVYDGRDVDGFEGLEALTTDAYAGNVLLQNPQTDNTGLYVLLWTIKEFGEDGYLDYWRDLFDNGARVLDAWDSVYAAFGEGEVDVISSFSNDRVYAKRSGADLDGHRIAFPGGHGYTNLSGMAAFAGSADDRLTETFFDFMLSPAAQGKLAELNVSNPVTDNAEVPDVFDEYARTPPEPLLFSYDELRGNLEGWLTDWGRMAAEQ
- a CDS encoding asparagine synthase-related protein, whose amino-acid sequence is MSGEDPSRERRLVADGWRRIGTATARGTVVTDGEPRHPAAVFDGCRDATEVRTVAAESTGFFAAVVRLPDATALICDTARSVPLYFSNAGISDVGTELAAADPAAYDPVAASEFALTRYVTGGETLRPEVRGVCAGEMVVLPDDGSGIERTQHSRYRPTAETGDPAVGVERGDLLDRFGGVVGNVFDRVVAVADGRPVAVPLSGGWDSRLIATELVDRGVEVVAFTFGAAGHADVEVSRDVADALGVEWHWVEYTTERWRDWYHSDARRAYHDYAFGFDSLPFLAEWPAVDELTESEALPEDALVCPGHTVATPSERVPAAWVGDDTVTREDVVGHVFDSHYALWDWDDPELRERFAARIAEVAGLDSAGGERGDTAPLGGDEAAAAYEQWEWATRMSTFTNADCRLYEWFGYDWWLPLWDPEYVELWGSLPLSVRHDKSLQRCYARKRFAEVAGVDDATAARTDRDWTPFDQLRRRFDRAPERTHPDYSGEKGFEAWLGGQAVPPAAMESRGNYPLRWYGVFPEDAEALFAPARSLYALRTLRELGHVSFDPPRADVSISGMLSLPPV